GCTGGAGTTGCGGTGTGAGGCCGAGGTCACCTTGCTCGCGGATCGGCGTCTGCGTGGTCCCTACGGGCTGGACGGCGGAAACGATGGGACGCCAGGACGAAATGTCATCATTCAGAGTGATGGCTCCGAGGCGCCGATTCCGGCGAAAGGAAGCGTTCGTCTCCGGCGCGGTGACCGGATTAGGATTGAATCGCCCGGCGGTGGAGGTTGGGGAAGGGCTTGATCCAGTTTGATAGCGAGGCGTGACTAATGACCAAAATTCGAACCGTTCGCGTCTTCTCAGCAGCGAAAGTAAATGCACTTCTGTATGGAATTCTGGGATTGCTCATCGCTCCCTTTCTGATGCTTGGGCCGGGACTTGCAATGATGGGCGGTGAAAAACGTTCTGGCGGATTCGGTGGGGTCATCGCCGTTGCTGCAATCGCTCCCATCTTTTATGGGTTGATCGGCTTCGTCGCCGGAGCAATCATGGCTTTTATCTACAACGCGATTTCACATTCGGTTGGTGGAATTGAAGTCGAACTTGATTTTCCACCCTCGCCAATCACGACTGTGCCTTCCTTGCCGGTCTCCGCGCCGCCAATCGCTGCGTCGAGCGAGCCTGCTCCACCAGTTCGCCCTGAATTCGAGTGATAAACTGAGAAGTTTGGCCACGCTGCTTTGACGACTATGAGTCAGCAGCTTCGAGACGCAGTCCGCCGCGGCGGATGTCTCTACCCTATGCCCTACGAAGGATCGTCGTCGCATGCCTGAAACAATGCAGGCCATCGTTAAGCCGCAGGCAGGACCCGGCTCAGAGTTGCGGGCGGTGCCACGGCCGGAGATTGGGCCCACAGATGTTCTCGTCAAGGTTCAAGTAGCCTCCATTTGCGGTACCGACCTGCACATTTACGAATGGGACGCGTGGGCACAGAAGCGCATCCATCCTCCGCTGGTTCCCGGACACGAGTTCTGCGGGACCGTCGCCGCGATAGGCCGCGAAGTCACGAGCGTGAAAGAAGGCGACTTCGTCTCGGCGGAGATGCACGTAAACTGCGGCAAGTGTTTGCAATGCCGCACTGGCGAAGCGCACATCTGCCAGAACGTGAAGATTATTGGCGTCGATGCTGATGGCGCGTTCGCGGATTACGTAAAGATTCCCGAATCGAATATTTGGAAACTCGATCCGTCTATTCCTGCCGACTATGCCTCGATCCTCGATCCGCTGGGGAATGCTGTGCATACGGTTCTCGCCGGCGAGATTGCAGCCAAGACCGTCGCGGTGATTGGCTGTGGTCCCATCGGGCTGTTCTCCATTGCCGTTGCGCGAGCGGTTGGAGCTTCACAAGTGTTTGCACTCGAAGTGAATGAGCATCGCCGAAAGTTAGCGAAGGCGATGAAGGCTGACCATGTGTGCGATCCGAGCAAAGGTAACGTGAAGCAGTTTGTTCTGGAGCGCACCGACGGAACCGGTGTGGACGTAGTGCTCGAGATGTCGGGACATCCAGATGGCATCAAAACGGGATTCGATATTTTGCGTCTTGGCGGCCGTGTCTCGTTGCTTGGGATTCCTTCAGTTCCGATCAAAATGAATTTCGCTGAAGATCTGATCTTTAAGGGCGCAATCGTGCAGGGCATCAATGGCCGCCTCATGTACAAGACCTGGTACCAGATGCAGGCTCTGCTCAAGGCCG
This Terriglobales bacterium DNA region includes the following protein-coding sequences:
- the tdh gene encoding L-threonine 3-dehydrogenase — protein: MPETMQAIVKPQAGPGSELRAVPRPEIGPTDVLVKVQVASICGTDLHIYEWDAWAQKRIHPPLVPGHEFCGTVAAIGREVTSVKEGDFVSAEMHVNCGKCLQCRTGEAHICQNVKIIGVDADGAFADYVKIPESNIWKLDPSIPADYASILDPLGNAVHTVLAGEIAAKTVAVIGCGPIGLFSIAVARAVGASQVFALEVNEHRRKLAKAMKADHVCDPSKGNVKQFVLERTDGTGVDVVLEMSGHPDGIKTGFDILRLGGRVSLLGIPSVPIKMNFAEDLIFKGAIVQGINGRLMYKTWYQMQALLKAGKLDLSPVITDRMPLKDFSKGMERLKTGEASKILLYPNGMER
- a CDS encoding DUF3566 domain-containing protein; protein product: MTKIRTVRVFSAAKVNALLYGILGLLIAPFLMLGPGLAMMGGEKRSGGFGGVIAVAAIAPIFYGLIGFVAGAIMAFIYNAISHSVGGIEVELDFPPSPITTVPSLPVSAPPIAASSEPAPPVRPEFE